A segment of the Sanyastnella coralliicola genome:
TTTGGTTAAGGTTAAGGTTCTGAAAACGTTCGGAACCTTTTTCTTTTGTCTAAACTTTTGAATGTCAGATTTCTCCTACATTCATTTACCATCGAGTTCCTACACCCTAACAATTATCCCTGTTCTACTTTCGGTAATGAAAGCAATAGCTTTCTATCTATATCAAGCATGATGTCCGCACAGGACAAAGCGCAAAGGTTTAATAGTAGTTAAGTATTTAAGTTAATTTGGTTAAGTTAAAAGTCTCGATAACGATCGGGACTTTTGATTTTTATAGCCGATTCTTAGTTACTAGTTCTTAGTTCTTAGTTCTTAGTTTTTGGTTCTTAGTCATGTTCAGAGGTGATGAGTTCTTGATCATTGACAATTGATTTCAGATACCACACTAGACTCTTGTCCCTAGACACTCGTCAGTAGTTCTCAGTTCTCGATTCCTTGTCGTCGGTTATACTCAGAGGCGAGTTTTAGATTTCAGTTTCTAGATTATCGATTCGAATCCCCCCAATTAGCACATCTTAACAGTGTAATCCTTGTCCTACAGGCACTTGAGGAATCATTCTTACGTTAATATTAAGTAGGGTAAAATACATTTGAAGTGTACAAGTAGCAAAGAGCTTTTTCATAGTTGAGGCGTTCTAGCTTCAACGAAGGTTAAGTTTAGTAGTTAAGTTATTTAGTATTTTGGTTAAGGTTAAGGCAGGGTCCCGAAAACGTTCGGGACCTTTGCTTTTTATATACCTTCGATAGCGTTGTTCTTCACCCAACCTACTTGACCATTCGCAATGCGAATCTCAGTCCAAGCACCTTCTACCGTTTGGATCTTCACCTTTGTTCCTTCATGCAAGACAAAAGCATTCGAACCATTTTCGTTCGGACCATTTTTTACATCAACTTTTGGAGACATGATCACCGCTTCTGTATTGGCTTGAATCCGCGAGTAACTCACACGAGAGATCACGTAAGACGCCATGGCCAAGAAGATCATGACGGCACCAATCCAGAACAAAGCGCGCTTCAGCCCTCCTGAACGAGAGAATAGCCAGATCATCAATAGTCCAAATCCAATCACATTGCCTAGAAGGGCAATCCATGTCCACATACCCAATCGGTCAGTTGCGGTAATGGCACTCCAAATGTTTTCTACTCCTAAACCTTTCAACTCAGGAATGCGGTCGGCTACCTTTTCGTTGGCAATGGCCAAATTCACCAACAAGTCGTCAGCAGTGGGATTGATCTTTCGTGCGCGTTCGTAGTACAATATGCTTTCGCCCAACATACCTGCTTTGAATGCAGCGTTTCCTGCATTAAAGCATAGTTCAAAACTTCGGTAGTCTGTGGCAATAGAATCATAGGTTGCGTAGGCATCACTGTACAACTCTGCTTCAAAAGCTGCATTAGCTTCGAAGAACAAGCGTTCAGCCTCAATCTTATCCATTGAGAAGCTCGGAATCTGAATGAGCAGGAACAGAATGGCTAGGATACTTCTCATGACTGTGATTCAATTTTATCGATGAGCTGATTCGCTTCGTCAAGTAAGTCGTTCTTGCTCATTTGGCTTACGGGTGCAAAACGCGCTTGCTGACAAGTTTTCCAAACCTTCATAAATCGCTCAGCCGTTTCTTCGTCGGTAGCAGAACGAACGATGTCATTCATGCTGCGTTCATTTAATCGGCTGCGGTCAATGGTGAATTTGTCCATGACATATTGTTCCATTCCTCTCGCTAGCGCGGAATAGAATACGTTGCTATTGTCTCGACCTTTCGAAGCTTCGCTGAGCCACTTCTTAGCAGATCTCTTCGCTTTCTTGCGGCGCGTACCTTCAACATCACCAGCTTCGTTGATCTTTTTACGTCTGTATGCGATAGCACCAATGAAAATCAAGAATGGCGCTCCATAACTCAAGTAAAAGGGGAGTGATCCAAAGAAAATATTTGCCGGACGTGTCAACTTACCTGCATCTGAACGGATGTAGCGAATATCCTTATTCAAGATTTGCACGTCTGATTTGGCATTGAAACTATATGGAACATCACTTCCTGCTTCACTAGGTGAAACCTTTAAGGTAATGGCCTCTAAATTGATCTTCTCGTATTGCTTCTTGATGGTGTTGAAATAGCTAAAGTCCAAACCTGGGATCTCATAGTTACCCTCCGTTCGTGGAATGACCACGTAACTGTAGGTTCGTTTACCACTTACTCCAGATGCTGTTGTACTTATACGGTCCCGAACCTCTGGATCAAATACTTCCATATCCGAAGGCCAGTCGGTTTTGGGTTCCTGAATCAGTCGCAGCGCTCCTTTACCTGAAAACTCTACACCCATATCCAATGCTTGGTTAGCTTTCATGTCGAGCGCAGAATAGGTTCTACGAATCGATAGGGAAGGGAAGCTCCCCAAGAAGTTCGCTGGCTTTCCTTCAGGAAGAGGGAGAACCTCAATGTTCACCGACTGCGAGGTAGATTCCACACGCTGTCGGTTGAAGAAGCCGCCAACAACTCCTGACATGTTGAAGCCGAAGAGCGTAAAATCACCCGTGCGTTGCGGGAAGATCACATCAATCTTAATCGTTGCCACCGAATAGCGTTGGCCATTGATAATCAGGTTTTCCCAGCGTCCTTGGTGGTCACCTACATTCTCAACCCAGAATCCATCAAATTCAGGAAGGTCATAGCTCTCGATGTTGAACGAGTTGTATCGCTGATACACTTTGTATTTGATGACAACAGGTTCTCCCAAGTACACCTTCTTCTTCGAGGCCTCAATAACCGTCACGAAGTTCTGACTAATGGAAGAGTCTGAATTCTTGCTTACGCTCAGTGTGAAAGGACGTGTTTTCAAAACGCCTGCGCTGGTTCTTACAGGAATAGCCGGGATCTCCATCTTACCCTCCACATTCGC
Coding sequences within it:
- a CDS encoding SH3 domain-containing protein, whose translation is MRSILAILFLLIQIPSFSMDKIEAERLFFEANAAFEAELYSDAYATYDSIATDYRSFELCFNAGNAAFKAGMLGESILYYERARKINPTADDLLVNLAIANEKVADRIPELKGLGVENIWSAITATDRLGMWTWIALLGNVIGFGLLMIWLFSRSGGLKRALFWIGAVMIFLAMASYVISRVSYSRIQANTEAVIMSPKVDVKNGPNENGSNAFVLHEGTKVKIQTVEGAWTEIRIANGQVGWVKNNAIEGI
- a CDS encoding BatD family protein codes for the protein MAKRRRSRRTGSLILFLVAFFISGAIQGQDVSVSASVSKNPVAPREAFKLTVTITNSDGQIKLPAVDGLQLLYGPSTGQSVRIDNGRKTSETSYTYTFRANVEGKMEIPAIPVRTSAGVLKTRPFTLSVSKNSDSSISQNFVTVIEASKKKVYLGEPVVIKYKVYQRYNSFNIESYDLPEFDGFWVENVGDHQGRWENLIINGQRYSVATIKIDVIFPQRTGDFTLFGFNMSGVVGGFFNRQRVESTSQSVNIEVLPLPEGKPANFLGSFPSLSIRRTYSALDMKANQALDMGVEFSGKGALRLIQEPKTDWPSDMEVFDPEVRDRISTTASGVSGKRTYSYVVIPRTEGNYEIPGLDFSYFNTIKKQYEKINLEAITLKVSPSEAGSDVPYSFNAKSDVQILNKDIRYIRSDAGKLTRPANIFFGSLPFYLSYGAPFLIFIGAIAYRRKKINEAGDVEGTRRKKAKRSAKKWLSEASKGRDNSNVFYSALARGMEQYVMDKFTIDRSRLNERSMNDIVRSATDEETAERFMKVWKTCQQARFAPVSQMSKNDLLDEANQLIDKIESQS